In Pantoea agglomerans, the genomic stretch ATATAGAGCAGGCTGGTGTACTCCTGCTTCCCTTCTACGCGGTTATGGCTCCAGGTGGCCGGATCGCTGAAGTCGTGGGCGATATGCTTATAGAACTCGTTGTACTCTTCGTCGCTGATATCCGCTTTATTGCGCGTCCACAGCGCCTGGGCTTTGTTGATCTTCTCCCAGGTGGTGGTGTCGTTTTCAGCGTCTTTGGTTTCAATCTCTACCGGCAGCGCAATGTGATCGGAATATTTGCCGATGATGCTGCGCACGCGCCAGGCGTCGAGGAATTCATCCTCGCCTTCGCGCAGATGCAGGGTGATCTCGGTGCCGCGATCGGCTTTGGTGATATCGGCGATAGTGTACTCACCTTCCCCGGCCGACTCCCAGAACACCCCCTCGTCTGCTGCGGCACCGGCCGCGCGGGTGCGCACCGATACTTTGTCCGCCACGATAAACGCCGAGTAGAAGCCGACGCCGAACTGGCCGATCAGCTGGCTGTCTTTCGCCTGGTCTGAGCCCAGCGATTCGAGGAAAGATTTGGTGCCGGATTTGGCGATGGTGCCCAGGTTCTCAATCACCTCGTCGCGACGCATGCCGATACCGTTGTCCGACAGCGTCAGGGTGCGTTTGTCCTTATCCACAGAGAGACGCACGCGCAGCTCGCCGTCGCCTTCATAGAGGCTGGCGTCCGACAGCGCGCGGAAGCGCAGCTTGTCAGCGGCGTCCGAGGCGTTGGAAATTAGCTCGCGCAGGAAAATCTCTTTGTTTGAATAGAGGGAATGGATCATCAGGTGCAGAAGCTGTTTTACCTCTGACTGAAAGCCACGCGTCTCTTGTCCTTTCATGGTCATTGTTACCTCAACGGAATCAGGTTGAACGAACGTTGAGGTTGATGTGGGGATGGTGCAGAAAATTTCAAGCCGACGTCGTTAACGACGTCGGCAAGCGTTCAGAAAGTAATCTTGTGGCGCCCGGCCAGCGAGTGGGAGAGCGTGGTGCCATCCACCATCTCCAGCTCGCCGCCAACCGGCACGCCGTGAGCGATGCGGCTGGCTTCGACGCCATACTGGCCGCACAGCTCGGCGATGTAGTTGGCGGTCGCTTCGCCTTCAACCGTGGGGTTGGTGGCGAGGATGACCTCTTTGATGGTTTCGCTCTCCAGCCGCTGCTCAAGCCGATCCAGCCCGATATCCTGCGGGCCGATGCCGTCCAGCGGAGAGAGATGCCCCATCAGGACGAAATAGCGGCCGGCAAACTGACCGGTCTGCTCGATGGCGTGAATATCCGCCGGGCTCTCCACCACGCAGATAAGCCCATTCTGCTGACGCCGCGGATTGGCGCAGATGGTGCAAATTTCCTGCTCGGTGAAGGTGCGGCAGTCGGCGCAGTGGCCGATTTCGGACATGGCGCGCGTCAGCGCCTGCGCCAGCCGCATGCCACCGCTGCGATCGCGC encodes the following:
- the recR gene encoding recombination mediator RecR; this translates as MQTSPLLEALMEALRCLPGVGPKSAQRMAFQLLQRDRSGGMRLAQALTRAMSEIGHCADCRTFTEQEICTICANPRRQQNGLICVVESPADIHAIEQTGQFAGRYFVLMGHLSPLDGIGPQDIGLDRLEQRLESETIKEVILATNPTVEGEATANYIAELCGQYGVEASRIAHGVPVGGELEMVDGTTLSHSLAGRHKITF